The nucleotide window TGGCGATGCTGCAGGATGTGCGGCGTGGCCTGGCCGAGGTCGCGACGGCGAAGAAGCGCCTCGAATTGCAGGGCGAGGAGCTGGGTGCCCGGCATGCTCGCCTGGGCGCGCAGGCCCAGGAGGCGCTCAGCCAGGGACGCGAAGACCTGGCGAGGACGGCCCTGGAACGCCGGTCCCTCCTGGAGCGTCAGATTGGGGCTCTCCGGGAGCAGTACCTGGGGTTGGCCCAGCAGCAGGCCCACCTGCAGGACAACGAACGACGTCTCGCGGACCGGGTCGCCGCCTTCCGCACGGAGAAGGAGACCATCAAGGCCACCTATGCAGCCTCAGAGGCCCAGGTCAGGGCGAATGAGGCCGCTGCGGGGATCGGCTCGCAGATGAGCGATGTCGGCGTCACTCTCGAGCGCGCCACCGACAGGGTGGCGCAGATGAAGGCTCGCGCAGCGGCCACCGATGAGCTGCTCGCCAGTGGCGCCCTGAACGACCTCACGGCCCCGCCTGACGCCGACCTCGAGCGACAGCTCTCCACCGGCGCCATGAGAGCGGATGTCGACCGTCAGCTCCAGGCGATGAAGGACGCCAGGGCTGGGCGCTCTGGCCGCTCGGCTGATGCCTCTGAGCGTCCCGGTGGTCCTGGCGGACCCGGTGACCAGGCGCACGGCTGGCTGAGCATCGGACAGGGGCCGGCAGCACCGTAAGCCTGACTCCGAAATCTCGGAAGAAACTTTTCTAAAAAGTTTTTCGGGGGAACGCAGCACTGCCTTGAAGTCGACGTAATTGGGCGTGAAAAAACCCCCGATGACTACTGTCATCGGGGGTTTTTCTCTAACTATGTGGATCCGAGGGGATTCGAACCCCTGACCCCCTGCATGCCATGCAGGTGCGCTACCAGCTGCGCCACGGACCCAGACTTTGTTTCGAATTCCTCCGAAACAACTTCATTAGGTTACTACATGTTTTGAGTGCTCGCGAACCAAACGCTAGTCCGCGGCATCAATTTCGACCGCAGACGGGACGTCGGAGTCGTCGAGGGCACGTGCGCTCGCGAGGTCGATGGGGATGACCGGGCAGTCCTTCCACAGGCGTTCGAGCGAGTAGTAGACCCGCTCCTCCTCGTGGAACACGTGCACCACGAGGTCGCCGAAGTCCACCAGGACCCAGCGGCCCTCTGCGCGGCCTTCACGGCGCAGCGGCTTGTAGCCGGCCTCGATCAGTTTGTCTTCGATTTCGCCGGCGATCGCGACGACGTTGCGTTCGGAGCGTCCGGTGACGATGAGGAAGATGTCGGCCAACGGCAACGGGTTGGAGACGTCAATGGCAACGAGGTCCTCCCCCGCTTTCGAGTCGGCGGCGGCGGCGGCCACCTTGAGGAGCTCGAGAGCGTGGGCAGAAGCGGTCATCGATTGAATCCCTGAGTTAGTAATGCGAAAAGGATGGACAGAAAGGTCTAGTAGATGTTGAAGGCGTAGCCGACAACGAAGAGTGACAGCACGCCGATCGCGAGCACCGCGGCCGTGATGGCCAGAACGGTCGGCAACGACGCTCCGCGCTTGCGGGGTGGCGTCATCACGCCCCGGGTGGAGGTGTGGGTGCTCACGGCACGGCTCGCGCTCACAGGGGCGACGTCGTTGTGGTGACCGCCCTCGTCGAGCTGGTCGAGCATCCGGTCCATCTCCGACGAGTCGAAGAGGTTGGGGTGCTGGCCGGTGGCGCCGAGGCTGCGCGGCAGGTCGATCGATCCGGTGATCATGATCTCGCCGGTGCTCGTGATGGGGCCGGCGGTGCCCTGCCGCGGGATCGCAGGCAGGATCAGGGCATTGGTCGTGGTGGGAATGCCGCCGGCGCCGATGCCGCGTCCCACCAGGTCGTCGAAGGTCTGGTCGTCACGACGACCGATGGTCTGAATGTGGCTGTCGTCCTCGCGGTCGACCGACCAGTGCCCGATAGGCGGGTGGAGCCCGTTCGAACCGGCCGGGTCGGCCGCGGGAGCGCTGCCTGCCGGAGCTGCACTGCCTGTCGCGGCAACACTGCCTGCCGTGGCAACACTGCCAGCGGGAGTAACGGAGACGGGAACGGCGGCTGCTGCCGGAACGACACGTGCGGGGTCCGAACGTGGGGAATCAATCCGTGGCGGCGCTGCCGGTGCGTCTTCGCTCGACTCGGCGCCGGCGGAGGCGGCCGTCTGCAGGGCGCGCAGTTCGCGGCGGGTCAGCGTGCGGCCGGTCTCACTCGCGATCGCGGCACTGACGACGTCGTCGGCGCCCTGGTCGGGAATCGGCAACGGAGCGGGCGCGGGCCTGGCCTCCGCGCGGCGGTCGACAGGAACAGCGGGAGAGGTGTGACGCGAATGATGTTCTTCGGGCGCGTTGGCAGCGGGCTGCGACGGAACGACCGACTGGCCGTTCTCGGCCGAAGCCGGCTCATTCTCCCGAGCCAACTCGCGCAACTGTCGTCGCGTCAGTGGCTGCGGGCTATTACCCAACGTCATGCCACACTCCGATACAAATGATGCTTTGAGATGTACTGGACAACCCCGTCGGGGACCAAGTACCAGACCGGGAAGCCCCGGTTCACGCGTGCCCGGCAGTCAGTGGACGAGATAGCCAGAGCCGGAACCTCCAACAAGCTTACGTCCTGGTTAGGCAATCCTGAAATGCTCAGGTCATGTCCCGGACGACTCACAGCCACGAAGTGCGCGAGTTTCCAGAGTTCGGCCACGTCTTTCCAGCCCAGGATCTGGGTGATGGCGTCAGCGCCGGTGATGAAGAAGAGCTCGGCATCCGGCCGTTCGGCATGCAGGTCGCGCAGCGTATCGATCGTGAAAGTCGGGCCGGTCCGGTCGATGTCGACGCGGCTCACGGTGAAGCGCGGGTTCGACGCCGTGGCGATGACGGTCATCAGGTAGCGATGTTCGGCCAGCGTCACGTCGGGTTTCTGCCAGGGCTGTCCGGTGGGCACGAAGATGACCTCGTCGAGGTTGAAGCTCTGCGCGACCTCGCTTGCGGCCACGAGGTGGCCGTGGTGGATGGGGTCGAACGTGCCGCCCATCACGCCGATGCGTGGGCGGTCCCGTGTCACGGTCTGCCTATCGGATCAGTGGCCGCCGTGGCCGGCTGTGGCACCGTGCGCGGCTGCGTAGGCAGCGGCCTTGGCGCTGTGGCGGTTGGCGACATCGCGGAAGCTCCAGAGCACGAAGCCCAGGGCGGCGAAGATGATCAGGGCGACGAGGCCGTAGACCCAGGTGGGCACGGGCAGCTGGGCATGCTCGACCTCAGCAAGGACAGCGGTCACGAACAACATGGGATCTCCGATCGACAAGATTTGGTTCAAAAAGACGTGCTTCACCGGCTGACGCGGCGGGCGGCCTGCGGCACCGCGACCAGTCTAGCGGGGGTGCCTGCCGCAGCCCGTTACAGGCGCACCTGACCCGTTCCGCGCACGATCCACTTGGTGCTGGTGAGTTCAGGCAGCCCCATCGGGCCGCGGGCGTGCAGCTTCTGGGTGGAGATGCCGACCTCGGCGCCGAAGCCGAATTCGCCGCCGTCGGTGAACCGGGTGGACGCGTTCACCATCACCGCGGCCGAGTCGACCTCGTTGAGGAAGCGTTCGGCGTTGACGATGTCGTTGGTGATGATCGATTCGGTGTGGCCGGTGGAGTACCGGCGGATGTGCGAGATCGCGGCGTCGAGGTCGGCAACCACGGCCACGGCCAGGTCCAGGCTCATGTACTCCGTGGCCCAGTCGTCATCGGTTGCGGGCACAGCGGCCGGGAACAGGGCTCGCACTGCTGCGTCGCCGTGGATCGTGACGCCGGACTCGGCCAGTTTCTTGAGCACGCCGGGCAGTAGGCGTTCTGCCGCTGCCTCGTGCACGAGCACGGTTTCGACCGCGTTGCACACGCTGGGGCGTTGCACCTTGGCATTGTGCACGATGTCCCTCGCCCAGTCCGCGTTGGCGGAATCATCGAGGAAGATATGCACGACACCGGCGCCGGTCTCGATCACCGGCACCATCGACTGCGTGACAACGGCCTGGATCAGGCCGGCGCTGCCCCGGGGGATCAGCACGTCCACCTGGCCGCGCGCCTGCATCAGACTGGTCGCGCCCGCCCGGCCGAAACCGTCGATGGTCTGCACGGACGCCGCGGGCAGGCCGGCGGTCATCAGGGCCTGCTGGATCAGGTCGACGAGCACCCGATTGGAGTTCGCTGCGGCCGATCCTCCGCGCAGCACGGCGGCGTTGCCGCTCTTGAGGGCGAGGGCGGCGATGTCCACAGTGACATTGGGACGAGCCTCGTAGATGACGCCGACGACGCCGAACGGCACCCGCACCTGGCTGATCTTGACGCCGTTGGGCAGGCTGCTGCCGCGGATCACCTCGCCGACGGGGTCGGTGAGCTGTTCGATGTCGCCCACGGCGTCGGCCAGAGCCGCGATCCGCGCGCCGGTCAGGGTGAGCCTGTCGATCAGTCCCGCGCTGAGTCCGTTCGCCGCGCCCGCAGCGAGGTCGAGCTGGTTGGCGGCGATGATGTCGTCGGTGTTGTCCCTCAGCACCTGGGCGATGCCGCGCAGCGCGCTGTTCTTCACCTGGGTGGGCGCTGCAGCGAGCCTCTGGGAGGCTTCGCGGCCGGCGACGAGCATGGCCGTGAACGCGGAACGATCCGGTGCAGACAGTTCCGGGCCGACCGGCAACACTGCAGCAACTCCGGCGGTGGGTTCGGCGGCGGGCACAGCAGCGGCGGCGAGGGTCTGCGACATGCCCCTAGTTTAGGCCAGACCGACCGGCAGGAGCCGGCTGGGCCGGCTCGAACCAGGTGCCGATCCGGGCGCCGTTGAGGGCTTCGGCCACGAGGGCCGTCGACGTCACCAGCACGGCGGTGCCGGCTTCGGCGGCGATCCGGGCGGCGGAGACCTTGGTCCCCGCGCCTCCGGTGCCCACGCCAGAGCGAGAGGAGCCGAACTCGACTCCGGGCAGGGTGTCCCCCAGCGCCACGTGGTCGATACGTTCGGCGCCGGGCAGGTGGGGCGGCCGCGTGTACAGGGCGTCGACGTCACTGAGCAGCACCAGCAGGTCTGCCTTCACGAGCGTGGCCACGAGGGCGGCCAGACGGTCGTTGTCGCCGAAGCGGATCTCGTGGGTGGCGACGGTGTCGTTCTCGTTCACGATCGGCAGGATGCGCAGACCCAGGAGTCGTTCCATGGCGCGTTGCGCATTGCTGCGCGGTGCGGCGTTGTCCAGGTCGCCCGCCGTGAGAAGGACCTGGCCGGCGATGATGTCGTACCGGTCCAGGCTGTCCTGGTAGCGGAAGATGAGGAGGTTCTGGCCCACGGATGCCGCCGCCTGCTGGGTGGCCAGGTCGGTGGGCCGTTCATCAAGCTGCAGGTAGGGCATCCCGGTGGCGATGGCACCCGAGGACACCAGCACCACTTCCGCACCCCGACCGTGCGCGGCGGCCAGGGCGTCGACGAGCGGCGCGATCTGGCCGACGTTGGCGCCGCTGATCGACGACGACCCCACCTTCACGACAATGCGTGTCGCTGTGGCCACGCCGCCCCGATCCAGTCGGCGCCTTCCCCCCTCGGTCACTCGGAGTCGCCCTCCTTGGCCCGACGACGGGCGGCGTTGTTCTCGGTGACGACGCCCTCGCCGGCGTTGAACTCTTCTTCGCCGGTGGACCACATGCCGGCTTCGCGCTCACGGATGAGCTCCGCACGCGCGGCGGACTTGGCGTCCATGCGCTTGAGGTATTCCTCGCGGCGCTCGTTGCTGGTGCGTCGCTTGGAGTCGTCCATCCGGCTGTCAGTGCCGCGCGGGGCGGTGATCAGCTCGGCGGTGGAGGTGAGGGTGGGCTCCCAGTCGAAGATCATGCCGTCGCCGGGGCCGATGACGACCGTCGAGCCGGCGATCGCGCCGGCCTTGAACAGTTCGTCCTCTGTGCCGAGCTTGGCCAGTCTGTCGGCGAGGAAGCCGACGGCCTCATCGTTCTTGAAGTCGGTCTGCTGAACCCAGCGCTCGGGCTTGGCACCGAGGATCCGGAAGATGTTGCCGAAGGACCCGCCCTCGACCCGCACGATGAATCCGCTGTCGTCGACGGCCTTGGGGCGGATGACGATGCGGGGCTTGAGGGCCGCGGCCTCTGCACTGGAGACACGGCCGGCCTCGACGGTTTCGGCCAGGGCGAAGTTCAGCTGGCGCAGTCCCTCGTGGCTCACCGTGGAGATCTCGAAGACGCGATAGCCGCGTTCCTCGAGTTCGGCCTTCACGAAGGCGGCGAGTTCGCGGCCCTCGGGCACATCGATCTTGTTCAGCGCGATCAGCTGGGGGCGTTCGAGCAGCGGGGTCTGGCCATCCGGGACCGGGTAGGCGGCGAGTTCGCCGAGGATGACGTCAAGGTCGCTGATCGGGTCGCGGCCCGGGTCCAGGGTGGCGCAGTCAAGCACGTGCAGCAGGGCGGTGCAGCGCTCAACGTGGCGGAGGAACTCGAGGCCGAGGCCCTTGCCCTCGCTGGCGCCCTCGATCAGGCCGGGGACGTCGGCGACCGTGTAGCGCACCTCGCCGGCGTCGACGACGCCGAGGTTGGGGTGCAGGGTCGTGAAGGGGTAGTCGGCGATCTTGGGCCTGGCCGCGGAGATGGCGGCGATCAGGCTGGACTTGCCGGCCGACGGGTAGCCGACGAGGGCGACATCCGCGACGGTCTTCAGCTCGAGGAGGACGTCGCCTTCCCAGCCGTAGGTGCCGAGCAGGGCGAAGCCGGGGGCCTTGCGCTTGGTGGAGGCGAGGGCGGCATTGCCGAGCCCGCCCTGACCGCCAGGTGCGACGACGATACGGTCGCCGACCTCGGTCATGTCGGCGAGCTGGTTGCCCTCGACGTCCTTCACAACTGTGCCCAGCGGCACCGACAGCTCGATGATGTCGCTGCCGTAGCCATTGCGGTGGTCCCCCATGCCGGGTCCGCCGTTGGCGGAGCTGCGGTGGGGTGAGCGGTGGAAGGAGAGCAGGGTGGTCACCTGCGGGTCGGCGACGAGGACGATGTCGCCACCGTTGCCGCCGTTTCCGCCATCGGGGCCGGCGAGAGGCTTGAACTTCTCGCGTTTGACCGAGACACAACCGTTTCCTCCGTTGCCCGCTCGCAGATGCAGCGTGACTTGGTCAACGAACGTGGCCATGGGAATGCCCCTTTCAGGTGGCGATAAAAACAAACATGAGGACGAGCCGAAGCCCGCCCTCATGCTGAAAAGCTGTGTGGATGCCTAAGCGGCGGCCACCACGATGTTGACGACCTTGCGGCCACCCTTTGCACCGAACTCGACCGAACCGGCTTCGAGGGCGAAGAGGGTGTCGTCGCCACCACGGCCGACGTTCACGCCGGGGTGGAAGTGGGTGCCACGCTGACGGACGATGATCTCGCCGGCGCCGACAACCTGACCACCGAAGCGCTTCACGCCGAGGCGCTGTGCGTTGGAGTCACGACCGTTGCGAGTGGAACTCGCACCTTTTTTGTGTGCCATTAGTTATTCTCCTCGGGCCTAGGCGATGCCGGTGACCTGAACGCGAGTGAGCTCCTGACGGTGCCCCTGACGTTTCTTGTAACCGGTCTTGTTCTTGAACTTCTGGATGACGATCTTCGGGCCGCGGAGGTCGTTGAGGACCTCGGCGGTGACCTTGACGTTGGCCAGCGACGTCGAGTCAGAGGTGATCTTGTCGCCGTCGACGAGAAGCACGGCGGCCAGCTCGACGTTGCCGTCCTTGTCAGCCTTGATTCGGTCCATCGTTACGATGGTCCCGACCTCTACCTTCTCCTGCCGCCCACCGGCGCGCACAACTGCGTAAACCACTTTACGTACCTATCTCTGGGGAACCCCGGGGGCTCCGATTCCTATGATGGAAAGTTACCGAGTGCCCATGGACCAAGTCGGACCATGTCACGTCAGAAAACCTTGGGCGCTACCTGGACATAGTCCTTCGCACACCAACACTCGACTTTAGCTGATCGGAATGCCCCGGTCAAACCATGTCGGCCCCGCGTGTCGCGGCGAGCCGATCTCTACACTCACAGGATGAGCATACTGATCGACCAGCCGTCCTGGCCGGCCCACGGAACGCTCTGGTCCCATCTGGTCAGCGACTCCTCGATCGAGGAGCTGCACGACTTCGCCGCGGCCCAGGGTATCCCCCGTCGTGGTTTCGACCTCGACCACTACGACGTGCCGCAGGCCAGGTACGACAGCCTCGTGGCCGCAGGGGCGGAGCCCGTGGATTTCCGGGGGCTCGTGACGCGGCTGCGCGCCAGCGGGCTGCGGGTCAGCGCCAAGGCGCGGCGGGCGAACGGCTCCCCCGGGAACTGAGCCGATTCTCACCAAGTGGCGTCGATCCCCACGATGCTGCGGGTGATCGCTCCGGTAGCGATGTCCACGAACACGGTCGTCGTCGTCGTCGCCTGGGCACCGACCGGATACCCGTCCGTCAGCTGGGTGTCGCTGTTCGGCACGGTCTGCACCGCCAGGTACTGGTCGTTGGGCGAGAGGCTGAACCCCACGACGGTTTCGTAGTCGAGGACCGGTTGATAGACCAGACGGCTGGTTTCCTCGCCCGGTGGCCCGCTGACCAGGATGAGGGACTGCAGCACCCGGCCGGTCGCCTGGTCGAACTCGGCCACCCGCTGCACGTAGCCTTCTCCCCCGGTCAGGAATCGCAGCTCCGCTGTGTACGGCGTGGTGCCGGCCACATCCTGCGGAACGATGGCGTCTTCGGTGCCCGTCGACAAGTCGAGCACATACTGACGTTCCTGGTCGGAGACCGCTATGCGCACCCCGTCGGGGGCGAAGGCGTTGAGAGTGGGGAACTGACCGATCGGGATGGGTGCCTCGTCCGAGCGTGGATCGACCAGCAACAGGGTCGTGTCGAAGATCTGGGCCACGATCTCGGCGCGGTGCGGCATGAACCCCCAGCTGATGGCCTGCACCGGGGCGCCGTCCAGGCCGTCGACGGTGGACAGCGTGCCTTGCGTCAGATCCAACAGGAAGAGTGTGTTGTCGTAGACGGCCCCGGCTGCTCCTGCCACACTGCTGAACCTGAATCCAACTGTGGCGGAGACTCCCGATGCCAACAGGTCCTGCACGGTGCCGGTTCCGGGCAGCGTGAGTTCCCTGGCGGTTCCGTCGGCGCCGACGAGGCTGAGCCGGCTGGTCAGGTCGTCCGCGAGCGTCACGACCACCAGCTCGTCGCCACTGGGCACGAAGGACTGGATGTACGGTGCGGTGAAGACCTCGGTCGTCTCGGCCGACCCAACGGCCGTGCGCACGATCCGGTCGGGCGCCTTGGTCGTCGCCCCCGCCGACGCGGGGGTGCGGGTGAGCACGTAGACGGGCGGCTCCTCTGTACGGAACGAGGTAGTCAGGGTGGACACGCGGTCGGCGAACGGCCCGGTGACTCCGGTGACGGCGACCGAGTACGCGGTGTTGTAGGCGAGCGGCTGTGAGAAGACGACGATGATGGTGTCGTTCGTGGTCTGTACCTGCACGGCGCTGGCCGGTGTGACGGTCACCTGGTCCGCGGAGACGTCGGCCAGCTGTTGGTTGGTCTCGAGCACCAGGCGTTGGTTCGCCTGGGTCACCACGGCGGTGGTGTCAATACTGGTGCCGGTCAGGCGCGGCCCGTTGAGCACGTTGACAGCCACGAGGCCCAGGCAGAGCACGAGGAGACCGACCAGCAGCCCGCCGAGCGTCCGGCGGAACAGTCGGTCCACGGGCACTCCGGTCGCCGCCGATGCGGCGGAATCAGTAGACATACGGGTCGCTCGGCTGCTCGACGGATTCGATGGCCGTCGGTTCGACGGCGAGGGTGGCCTGCGCCCGCCCGCTCGGGTTCGGTGCGAACGAGCCGGTGATCTCGACCCACTCGTCGGTGCTGTAGGTGTTCGCCCAGCCGGGCAGGTAGACGGGAACGCCGATCGGTTGCGCGTCGACGGCGCAGCAGGTCACCACGAATCGGGCCACATAGAACACGTTGTCCGGGTCGTCGGCGTCCGGCAGCACGAATCCGGTCAGACGTGCGGTCTTTTCCGCGAAGAGGGCCGGGTCGTCCGACTGGGCCAGCAGGGAGACCCACTCCTTCACGCTGAGCCGCTCGTAGTCGCCTGTTCCCACCAGGGTGGCCGCCTGCGCTGCCGCGTCCGTGGTGTCCAGCCCACCCGAGTTGACCTCGCGCTGGGTTGCGGTGGCGCTCGTGAGGGTGGCCGGCGGCAGCGCGAGCACGGCCACGGCGGCGATGGCGAGCAGGAGGGCGCTTCCGGTCACGGTCGCCAGCAGTCGGCGCGGCGAGGAGCGCTTCCCGGCCTGCGCTGCGGGAACGACGGAAGAGGGAATAAAGAAGGACGCCACCACGAAGACCAGTCCGAGGGCGGCCATCACCAGGGTGAAGACGAAATACCGCGGATGAATGTACAGCCCCAGCTGGCCGGTCAGGCCGAGCCAGACCGTCGCGACGACTACGACGAGGCTGAGGCCGATGCCGCGCCAGCGTTCGGCCAGACGCGCCGGCCAGGCCGGTCCGCTGCCTGGCCCAGCGGGATGGCCGGGTGCGCGCTGAGCCGACATGGTTCTCGCCCACCGCGTTCTAGCCGACATAGTTCACCAGCAATCCGGCGGCGGCGCTCATGAGTGCCACGAGCGCGGTGATCTGCACCAGCGTGCGCGTGCGGAAGGTGGTGCGCATCAGCGCCAGCATCTTGACGTCGATCATGGCTCCGAAGGTGAGGAAGGCGGCGATCCCGCCCGGCATGAAGGTGCTGCCGAACGACAGCACGAAGAACGCGTCGACATTGGAGCAGACGGCGACGATGAAGGCGAGCGCCATCATCGCGAGCACCGACCAGACCGGGTTGCTCCCGAGGGCGAGTAGCACGGATCGCGGCACGAAGACCTGGGTGAGGGCCGCCACCAGCGACCCGATGAACAGCGCGGGCATGATGACGGCGGTCTCCCTGGCGAAGAGGTCGACAGAGGTTTGGAGACGGCTCGGTCGCCGGCCGATCGTCTGGCCGTGGTCGTGGTCGTGCCCGGCCGGTTCCGGCCGGGCACAGCTGGCGGCGAAGGCCGGGGTCAGCAGGCTGTCCGGATTCGGATGCCGGCTGTACAGCCAACCGATGACGTTCGCAATCACGAAGCCGGCCACGATCCGGGTGATCAGGATGCCGTCGCCGAAGCCGAAGGCCTGGTGGGTCGTGATGATCGTGATCGGGTTGAGGATAGGCGCGGCGAGCAGGAAGGTGATCGACTCCGGCACTGTGAACCCGCCCACCATGAACCCGCGGGCCAGCGGCACGTTTCCGCACTCGCAGACCGGAAAGAACATGCCGAGCAAGGAGATGGCCGCCCGGCGCAGGAGCGGGTGCCTGGGCAGAAACCGGAGCAGGAATCCGTGCGGCAACCAGACCTGCACCACGGTGGAGAGCAGGATGCCGAGGAAGACGAAGGGCGCGGACTCGATAATCACGCTCAGGGCGAGGGTGACGGTGTCCTGGGCCCGGTCCGGCAGGCCCCAACCGGGGAAGGACGGGCTCACCGCCCGCACCAGGAATGCCAGCGCCACGAGCGCGATACCGAGGAGAAGACCGGTGGGAACGCGACGCACCCGTGCCCGATCCCCGTGCATGAACTCAGCATAGTGGAGCGGCTCAGGCACTCAGGCGGCAGCCGCAAGCTGCCGACACGAAAGCGGCGTCACCCTCGGGTGACGCCGCCGGCGTGCGTGTGCTGAGGGTGACCCCAGCGGTTGTCCGTGGTCCTAGCGGTTGTCCTGGGTGGGAACCACGATCGGCTGCACGGTGGCGGTGGGGCCGCCGTTCGTGGTGACCCGGCGGCTGCGCGAGCGGCCCTGGCCGGGCTGCTTGGGCTCAGGCAGGGAGTCGAGAACCGAATCGAGCAACTGGTCGGTGACCTGCTTGCTCACCGGGCGGCGACTGCGCGGCGACTTCGTCACCGGGATGTCCAGGATCTCGACGGCGTCGGTCTCCGGCGTTCCCGCCGAGGTCGAGTTGCTCTCCGCTGTCGTCGGTTCGCCGACCGGCACTGCGGCCGGCTCTCCGGCCGACTCGGTGTCGCCGGCTCCGTCGGAGGTCTGGCCGCCACGACCGCCGGACCGGCCGCGGTTGCCGCGGCCGTTCGAGCGCGTCGTCTGACTGCGCTCGGTCGGTTCGGCGCCCGAGTCGTTCGCTGTGTCCGTGTTCGCGCCGTCGGAGGTCGCGGCAGCAGACTCGGTGACGACGGCAGGCTCGGTGACGGGCTGGTCGGCGAACGCGGTGGCGGGCAGTGCGGTCTCGCCGTCCTGGCCGGCGTCTGTCGGTGCGATCACGGGGATCGAACCGGTCAGCGATCGGGAGATGGTGCGGGCGGCGATCAGCGCGAGGGCGTGCTTGGCGTCCTCGGTGATGCCGTGGGTGCCGTGGCCGGCCTTGGCGGCATCCGCCTG belongs to Cryobacterium sp. SO2 and includes:
- a CDS encoding PspA/IM30 family protein; amino-acid sequence: MTFGSRLRVVFRSKASRTLDRLEDPRDALDDSYEQLVAMLQDVRRGLAEVATAKKRLELQGEELGARHARLGAQAQEALSQGREDLARTALERRSLLERQIGALREQYLGLAQQQAHLQDNERRLADRVAAFRTEKETIKATYAASEAQVRANEAAAGIGSQMSDVGVTLERATDRVAQMKARAAATDELLASGALNDLTAPPDADLERQLSTGAMRADVDRQLQAMKDARAGRSGRSADASERPGGPGGPGDQAHGWLSIGQGPAAP
- the rsfS gene encoding ribosome silencing factor — protein: MTASAHALELLKVAAAAADSKAGEDLVAIDVSNPLPLADIFLIVTGRSERNVVAIAGEIEDKLIEAGYKPLRREGRAEGRWVLVDFGDLVVHVFHEEERVYYSLERLWKDCPVIPIDLASARALDDSDVPSAVEIDAAD
- the nadD gene encoding nicotinate-nucleotide adenylyltransferase, whose amino-acid sequence is MTRDRPRIGVMGGTFDPIHHGHLVAASEVAQSFNLDEVIFVPTGQPWQKPDVTLAEHRYLMTVIATASNPRFTVSRVDIDRTGPTFTIDTLRDLHAERPDAELFFITGADAITQILGWKDVAELWKLAHFVAVSRPGHDLSISGLPNQDVSLLEVPALAISSTDCRARVNRGFPVWYLVPDGVVQYISKHHLYRSVA
- a CDS encoding glutamate-5-semialdehyde dehydrogenase, with protein sequence MSQTLAAAAVPAAEPTAGVAAVLPVGPELSAPDRSAFTAMLVAGREASQRLAAAPTQVKNSALRGIAQVLRDNTDDIIAANQLDLAAGAANGLSAGLIDRLTLTGARIAALADAVGDIEQLTDPVGEVIRGSSLPNGVKISQVRVPFGVVGVIYEARPNVTVDIAALALKSGNAAVLRGGSAAANSNRVLVDLIQQALMTAGLPAASVQTIDGFGRAGATSLMQARGQVDVLIPRGSAGLIQAVVTQSMVPVIETGAGVVHIFLDDSANADWARDIVHNAKVQRPSVCNAVETVLVHEAAAERLLPGVLKKLAESGVTIHGDAAVRALFPAAVPATDDDWATEYMSLDLAVAVVADLDAAISHIRRYSTGHTESIITNDIVNAERFLNEVDSAAVMVNASTRFTDGGEFGFGAEVGISTQKLHARGPMGLPELTSTKWIVRGTGQVRL
- the proB gene encoding glutamate 5-kinase, which encodes MDRGGVATATRIVVKVGSSSISGANVGQIAPLVDALAAAHGRGAEVVLVSSGAIATGMPYLQLDERPTDLATQQAAASVGQNLLIFRYQDSLDRYDIIAGQVLLTAGDLDNAAPRSNAQRAMERLLGLRILPIVNENDTVATHEIRFGDNDRLAALVATLVKADLLVLLSDVDALYTRPPHLPGAERIDHVALGDTLPGVEFGSSRSGVGTGGAGTKVSAARIAAEAGTAVLVTSTALVAEALNGARIGTWFEPAQPAPAGRSGLN
- the obgE gene encoding GTPase ObgE — translated: MATFVDQVTLHLRAGNGGNGCVSVKREKFKPLAGPDGGNGGNGGDIVLVADPQVTTLLSFHRSPHRSSANGGPGMGDHRNGYGSDIIELSVPLGTVVKDVEGNQLADMTEVGDRIVVAPGGQGGLGNAALASTKRKAPGFALLGTYGWEGDVLLELKTVADVALVGYPSAGKSSLIAAISAARPKIADYPFTTLHPNLGVVDAGEVRYTVADVPGLIEGASEGKGLGLEFLRHVERCTALLHVLDCATLDPGRDPISDLDVILGELAAYPVPDGQTPLLERPQLIALNKIDVPEGRELAAFVKAELEERGYRVFEISTVSHEGLRQLNFALAETVEAGRVSSAEAAALKPRIVIRPKAVDDSGFIVRVEGGSFGNIFRILGAKPERWVQQTDFKNDEAVGFLADRLAKLGTEDELFKAGAIAGSTVVIGPGDGMIFDWEPTLTSTAELITAPRGTDSRMDDSKRRTSNERREEYLKRMDAKSAARAELIREREAGMWSTGEEEFNAGEGVVTENNAARRRAKEGDSE
- the rpmA gene encoding 50S ribosomal protein L27, with the protein product MAHKKGASSTRNGRDSNAQRLGVKRFGGQVVGAGEIIVRQRGTHFHPGVNVGRGGDDTLFALEAGSVEFGAKGGRKVVNIVVAAA
- the rplU gene encoding 50S ribosomal protein L21; this translates as MVYAVVRAGGRQEKVEVGTIVTMDRIKADKDGNVELAAVLLVDGDKITSDSTSLANVKVTAEVLNDLRGPKIVIQKFKNKTGYKKRQGHRQELTRVQVTGIA
- a CDS encoding DUF4031 domain-containing protein, with product MSILIDQPSWPAHGTLWSHLVSDSSIEELHDFAAAQGIPRRGFDLDHYDVPQARYDSLVAAGAEPVDFRGLVTRLRASGLRVSAKARRANGSPGN
- a CDS encoding TIGR03943 family protein, producing the protein MSAQRAPGHPAGPGSGPAWPARLAERWRGIGLSLVVVVATVWLGLTGQLGLYIHPRYFVFTLVMAALGLVFVVASFFIPSSVVPAAQAGKRSSPRRLLATVTGSALLLAIAAVAVLALPPATLTSATATQREVNSGGLDTTDAAAQAATLVGTGDYERLSVKEWVSLLAQSDDPALFAEKTARLTGFVLPDADDPDNVFYVARFVVTCCAVDAQPIGVPVYLPGWANTYSTDEWVEITGSFAPNPSGRAQATLAVEPTAIESVEQPSDPYVY
- a CDS encoding permease, which encodes MHGDRARVRRVPTGLLLGIALVALAFLVRAVSPSFPGWGLPDRAQDTVTLALSVIIESAPFVFLGILLSTVVQVWLPHGFLLRFLPRHPLLRRAAISLLGMFFPVCECGNVPLARGFMVGGFTVPESITFLLAAPILNPITIITTHQAFGFGDGILITRIVAGFVIANVIGWLYSRHPNPDSLLTPAFAASCARPEPAGHDHDHGQTIGRRPSRLQTSVDLFARETAVIMPALFIGSLVAALTQVFVPRSVLLALGSNPVWSVLAMMALAFIVAVCSNVDAFFVLSFGSTFMPGGIAAFLTFGAMIDVKMLALMRTTFRTRTLVQITALVALMSAAAGLLVNYVG